In the genome of Drosophila yakuba strain Tai18E2 chromosome 3R, Prin_Dyak_Tai18E2_2.1, whole genome shotgun sequence, one region contains:
- the LOC6536903 gene encoding serine protease snake, which produces MGTLSSGYSLLLEFVLISASSYAQNTPWNGVAPSYLSIDVYGNCQAHDRPLIGKCVRYVDCISDMQAVPRVTPLLCPSSWPNQLVCCPHGGYLMPPPSVSKSEQACANAYPRVHHKRRRRRRNTNPKLDQVELVEPIIQKRNQSQNWLVGGRLTLENEHPYMCALGWPSRTNRWIHEHGSSKRRYMFNCGCVMIAPRFAITAAHCASVGGEPPSVALIGGVELNSGRGQLIEIKRISKHPHFDEETLSNDLAVVKLARRSHMPVACLWNQESLPERPLTALGYGQTKFAGPHSNNLLQIMLHHLNFQQCQRYLQNYDKLVNGLGSGQMCAGDYSGHMDTCQGDSGGPLLLHQHIRHHHRPIPYAVGITSFGGACASGQPGVYVRIVHYIPWIEQQVWP; this is translated from the exons ATGGGAACGCTATCTTCTGGATATAGTTTGCTTTTAGAGTTCGTCTTAATTTCGGCGTCATC ATATGCACAGAATACGCCGTGGAACGGAGTAGCTCCATCGTATCTGTCGATTGATGTGTACGGAAACTGCCAAGCCCACGATCGTCCATTGATTGGAAAGTGTGTGAGGTACGTGGATTGCATTAGTGACATGCAGGCAGTGCCCCGAGTGACTCCCCTACTTTGTCCCTCATCGTGGCCCAATCAGCTGGTTTGCTGTCCACACGGTGGATACTTGATGCCGCCGCCCAGCGTCTCGAAGAGCGAACAAG CCTGTGCCAATGCGTATCCAAGAGTTCATCATAAGCGCCGTCGCCGCCGTCGGAATACGAACCCTAAACTGGATCAAGTGGAACTAGTTGAGCCAATTATCCAGAAGCGCAATCAGAGCCAGAACTGGCTGGTGGGTGGCAGACTCACTCTGGAGAACGAGCATCCCTACATG TGTGCCCTCGGTTGGCCGTCCCGCACAAACAGATGGATTCATGAGCACGGTTCCAGCAAGCGCAGATACATGTTCAACTGTGGCTGCGTCATGATTGCGCCTCGGTTCGCCATAACGGCAGCCCACTGTGCCAGCGTCGGTGG GGAACCCCCTTCAGTGGCGTTGATTGGTGGCGTTGAGCTGAACAGCGGGCGCGGGCAGCTGATTGAAATCAAGCGGATCAGCAAGCATCCGCACTTCGATGAGGAGACCCTTAGCAATGACCTGGCCGTGGTCAAGCTGGCCAGAAGATCCCACATGCCAGTGGCCTGCCTATGGAACCAGGAATCCCTGCCCGAGAGACCGCTCACTGCCCTGGGCTATGGGCAAACCAAGTTCG CTGGGCCGCATTCCAATAATCTGCTGCAAATAATGCTGCACCACCTGAATTTTCAACAATGCCAGAGGTATTTGCAGAACTATGACAAACTGGTCAATGGGCTGGGATCGGGTCAAATGTGCGCGGGAGATTACTCCGGACATATGGACACATGCCAG GGCGATTCTGGAGGACCCTTGCTGCTCCACCAACACATTCGCCACCATCACCGTCCGATTCCCTATGCGGTGGGAATAACCTCCTTTGGAGGAGCCTGTGCATCCGGACAACCTGGAGTTTATGTGCGAATAGTCCACTACATTCCGTGGATAGAACAACAAGTGTGGCCGTGA
- the LOC6536902 gene encoding xanthine dehydrogenase isoform X2 has translation MVSRLDRRASKIRHLAVNACLTPVCAMHGCAVTTVEGIGSTKTRLHPVQERLAKAHGSQCGFCTPGIVMSMYALLRNAEQPSMRDLEVAFQGNLCRCTGYRPILEGYKTFTKEFACGMGEKCCKVSGKGCGTDSETDDKLFERSEFQPLDPSQEPIFPPELQLSDAFDSQSLIFSSDRVTWYRPTNLEELLQLKAKHPAAKLVVGNTEVGVEVKFKHFLYPHLINPTQVNELLEITESQDGIYFGAAVSLMEIDALLRQRIEELPESETRLFQCAVDMLHYFAGKQIRNVACLGGNIMTGSPISDMNPVLSAAGAQLEVASFVDGKIQRRSVHMGTGFFTGYRRNVIEAHEVLLGIHFRKTTPDQYIVAFKQARRRDDDIAIVNAAINVRFEQKSNIVAEISMAFGGMAPTTVLAPRTSQLMAGQEWSHQLVECVAESLCTELPLAASAPGGMIAYRRALVVSLFFKAYLAISLKLSKSGITSSDALPSEERSGAEIFHTPVLKSAQLFERVCSDQPTCDPIGRPQVHAAALKQATGEAIYTDDIPRMDGEVYLAFVLSTKPRAKITKLDASAALAMEGVHQFFCYKDLTEHENEVGPVFHDEHVFAAGEVHCYGQIVGAIAADNKALAQRAARLVKVEYEELSPVIVTIEQAIEHKSYFPDYPRFVTKGNVEEALAQADHTFEGTCRMGGQEHFYLETHAALAVPRDSDELELFCSTQHPSEVQKLVAHVTALPAHRVVCRAKRLGGGFGGKESRGICVALPVALAAYRMGRPVRCMLDRDEDMLITGTRHPFLFKYKVGFTKEGLITACDIECYNNAGWSMDLSFSVLERAMYHFENCYRIPNVRVGGWVCKTNLPSNTAFRGFGGPQGMYAGEHIIRDVARIVGRDVVDVMRLNFYKTGDYTHYHQQLEHFPIERCLEDCLKQARYDEKRQEIARFNRENRWRKRGLAVVPTKYGIAFGVMHLNQAGSLINIYGDGSVLLSHGGVEIGQGLNTKMIQCAARALGIPPELIHISETATDKVPNTSPTAASVGSDLNGMAVLDACEKLNKRLAPIKEALPGGTWKEWINKAYFDRVSLSATGFYAMPGIGYHPETNPNARTYSYFTNGVGVTVVEIDCLTGDHQVLSTDIVMDIGSSLNPAIDIGQIEGAFMQGYGLFTLEELMYSPQGMLYSRGPGMYKLPGFADIPGEFNVSLLTGAPNPRAVYSSKAVGEPPLFIGSSAFFAIKEAIAAAREDQGLSGDFPLEAPSTSARIRIACQDKFTQLLDIPEPGSFTPWNIVP, from the exons ATGGTGTCCCGCCTGGACCGTCGGGCCAGCAAGATTCGTCACCTGGCGGTCAACGCCTGCCTCACGCCAGTGTGCGCCATGCACGGATGTGCGGTGACCACGGTGGAGGGCATCGGGAGCACCAAGACCCGCCTGCACCCGGTGCAGGAGCGACTGGCCAAGGCACACGGATCGCAGTGCGGCTTCTGCACCCCGGGCATCGTGATGTCCATGTACGCACTGCTCCGGAACGCGGAGCAACCGTCTATGCGGGACTTGGAGGTGGCGTTCCAGGGCAACCTGTGCCGCTGCACTGGCTATCGACCCATCCTCGAGGGCTACAAAACCTTCACCAAGGAGTTTGCCTGCGGAATGGGCGAGAAGTGTTGCAAGGTTAGTGGAAAGGGCTGCGGAACCGATTCGGAGACCGATGACAAGCTCTTCGAGCGCAGCGAGTTCCAGCCCTTGGATCCCAGCCAGGAACCCATCTTCCCACCGGAACTTCAGCTGAGTGACGCCTTCGATTCGCAGAGCTTGATATTCAGCTCGGACAGGGTGACCTGGTATCGTCCCACCAATTTGGAGGAGCTCCTTCAGCTGAAGGCCAAGCATCCGGCTGCTAAGCTGGTCGTGGGCAACACGGAAGTGGGCGTTGAGGTCAAGTTCAAGCACTTCCTGTACCCGCACCTCATCAATCCCACCCAGGTGAATGAACTGCTGGAGATCACAGAGTCCCAGGATGGCATTTACTTCGGCGCAGCTGTCAGTTTGATGGAGATCGATGCGCTTCTCCGGCAGAGAATCGAGGAGCTGCCGGAATCGGAGACCAGGTTGTTCCAGTGTGCCGTGGATATGCTTCACTACTTTGCCGGAAAGCAGATCCGCAATGTCGCCTGCTTGGGTGGAAACATCATGACCGGTAGTCCCATTTCCGATATGAATCCTGTGCTCTCGGCAGCAGGAGCTCAACTGGAGGTGGCTAGCTTTGTGGATGGAAAGATCCAAAGGAGATCAGTTCACATGGGAACTGGCTTCTTCACTGGCTATCGCAGGAATGTTATCGAAGCCCACGAGGTGCTGCTGGGCATCCACTTCCGGAAGACCACTCCAGATCAGTATATTGTTGCCTTCAAGCAGGCCAGGAGGAGAGATGATGACATAGCCATCGTAAATGCCGCCATAAACGTTCGCTTTGAGCAAAAATCCAACATTGTGGCGGAGATTTCGATGGCCTTCGGTGGAATGGCTCCCACCACAGTGCTGGCTCCTCGAACTTCCCAGCTGATGGCTGGTCAGGAGTGGAGCCACCAGCTCGTGGAGTGCGTGGCGGAGAGCTTGTGCACGGAGCTGCCTTTGGCTGCCTCTGCGCCCGGTGGCATGATCGCCTATCGTCGAGCTCTGGTGGTGAGCTTGTTCTTCAAGGCCTACCTGGCCATCTCTCTGAAGTTGAGCAAGTCGGGGATCACATCCTCTGATGCCTTGCCTTCGGAGGAACGAAGTGGTGCGGAGATATTCCACACACCCGTCCTCAAAAGTGCCCAGCTCTTCGAGCGCGTCTGCAGCGATCAACCCACTTGTGATCCCATTGGCAGACCCCAAGTCCATGCAGCTGCTTTGAAACAGGCCACCGGAGAAGCTATCTACACCGATGACATTCCCCGCATGGATGGCGAAGTGTATTTAGCCTTTGTCCTAAGTACCAAGCCACGCGCCAAGATCACTAAGCTGGATGCCAGTGCAGCATTAGCCATGGAGGGAGTGCATCAGTTCTTTTGCTACAAGGACCTAACGGAGCATGAGAACGAAGTGGGGCCCGTGTTCCATGATGAGCACGTCTTTGCCGCTGGAGAGGTTCATTGCTATGGTCAGATTGTGGGCGCCATAGCTGCCGATAATAAGGCGTTGGCCCAAAGAGCCGCTCGCCTGGTAAAAGTGGAGTACGAAGAGCTGAGCCCGGTTATCGTGACCATAGAGCAGGCCATCGAGCACAAGTCCTATTTCCCGGACTACCCACGATTCGTGACCAAGGGCAATGTGGAGGAGGCCTTAGCCCAGGCGGATCACACTTTCGAGGGCACCTGCCGAATGGGCGGACAGGAGCACTTCTACCTGGAGACTCATGCCGCACTGGCAGTTCCCCGCGACAGTGATGAACTGGAGCTCTTTTGCTCCACGCAGCATCCCTCGGAGGTCCAGAAACTAGTGGCCCATGTCACCGCCCTTCCTGCCCACCGTGTGGTCTGTCGTGCCAAGCGCTTAGGTGGCGGTTTCGGTGGCAAGGAGTCCAGAGGCATCTGCGTGGCCCTTCCCGTTGCCCTGGCCGCCTATCGAATGGGTCGTCCTGTGCGCTGCATGCTGGATCGCGACGAGGACATGCTCATCACCGGCACAAGGCATCCCTTCCTCTTCAAATACAAAGTGGGCTTCACCAAGGAGGGTCTGATCACAGCCTGTGACATCGAGTGCTACAACAATGCCGGCTGGTCCATGGATCTCTCATTTTCG GTCCTGGAGCGCGCCATGTACCACTTTGAGAACTGCTACAGGATTCCCAACGTGCGAGTGGGTGGATGGGTCTGCAAGACGAACCTGCCCTCGAATACCGCCTTCCGTGGCTTTGGCGGTCCGCAGGGCATGTACGCCGGAGAGCACATCATCCGGGATGTGGCCCGGATAGTGGGTCGCGATGTGGTGGATGTGATGCGGCTGAACTTCTACAAAACCGGAGACTACACACACTACcaccagcagctggagcacTTCCCCATCGAGCGGTGTCTGGAGGATTGCTTAAAGCAGGCGAGATATGACGAGAAGCGCCAGGAGATTGCTCGATTCAATCGGGAGAATCGGTGGCGGAAGCGGGGCTTGGCGGTGGTGCCCACCAAGTATGGAATCGCATTTGGTGTGATGCACCTGAACCAAGCGGGTTCGCTGATCAACATCTATGGAGATGGATCCGTGTTGCTCTCCCACGGAGGAGTGGAGATCGGACAAGGTCTGAATACCAAGATGATTCAGTGCGCCGCCAGGGCGCTGGGTATTCCGCCGGAACTGATTCACATTTCGGAGACGGCCACGGATAAAGTGCCCAACACTTCACCCACGGCGGCGAGTGTGGGATCCGATCTGAACGGAATGGCCGTTCTGGATGCATGTGAGAAGTTGAACAAAAGACTGGCGCCCATCAAGGAGGCATTGCCTGGAGGCACCTGGAAGGAGTGGATCAATAAGGCGTACTTCGATCGGGTCAGTCTCTCGGCCACCGGATTCTACGCCATGCCCGGCATCGGATATCACCCGGAGACGAATCCCAATGCCCGCACCTACAGCTACTTCACGAATGGCGTGGGAGTCACTGTGGTGGAGATCGATTGCTTGACTGGCGACCACCAGGTGCTCAGCACGGACATCGTCATGGACATCGGCTCTAGCCTGAATCCGGCTATTGACATTGGTCAGATCGAGGGTGCATTCATGCAGGGCTATGGACTGTTCACTCTGGAGGAGCTAATGTATTCCCCGCAAGGCATGCTCTACTCCAGGGGGCCGGGCATGTATAAGCTGCCAGGATTCGCCGACATTCCCGGGGAGTTCAATGTCAGCCTACTGACCGGTGCCCCCAATCCACGGGCAGTCTACTCCTCCAAGGCAGTTGGAGAGCCCCCTCTCTTCATAGGATCCTCTGCATTCTTTGCCATCAAGGAGGCCATTGCAGCTGCTCGCGAGGATCAGGGCTTGAGTGGTGACTTCCCACTGGAGGCCCCTTCCACCTCGGCCCGTATTCGCATTGCTTGTCAGGATAAGTTCACCCAACTG CTCGATATACCCGAACCAGGATCATTTACGCCGTGGAACATTGTGccttaa
- the LOC6536902 gene encoding xanthine dehydrogenase isoform X1, which yields MSNSVLVFFVNGKKVTEVAPDPECTLLTFLREKLRLCGTKLGCAEGGCGACTVMVSRLDRRASKIRHLAVNACLTPVCAMHGCAVTTVEGIGSTKTRLHPVQERLAKAHGSQCGFCTPGIVMSMYALLRNAEQPSMRDLEVAFQGNLCRCTGYRPILEGYKTFTKEFACGMGEKCCKVSGKGCGTDSETDDKLFERSEFQPLDPSQEPIFPPELQLSDAFDSQSLIFSSDRVTWYRPTNLEELLQLKAKHPAAKLVVGNTEVGVEVKFKHFLYPHLINPTQVNELLEITESQDGIYFGAAVSLMEIDALLRQRIEELPESETRLFQCAVDMLHYFAGKQIRNVACLGGNIMTGSPISDMNPVLSAAGAQLEVASFVDGKIQRRSVHMGTGFFTGYRRNVIEAHEVLLGIHFRKTTPDQYIVAFKQARRRDDDIAIVNAAINVRFEQKSNIVAEISMAFGGMAPTTVLAPRTSQLMAGQEWSHQLVECVAESLCTELPLAASAPGGMIAYRRALVVSLFFKAYLAISLKLSKSGITSSDALPSEERSGAEIFHTPVLKSAQLFERVCSDQPTCDPIGRPQVHAAALKQATGEAIYTDDIPRMDGEVYLAFVLSTKPRAKITKLDASAALAMEGVHQFFCYKDLTEHENEVGPVFHDEHVFAAGEVHCYGQIVGAIAADNKALAQRAARLVKVEYEELSPVIVTIEQAIEHKSYFPDYPRFVTKGNVEEALAQADHTFEGTCRMGGQEHFYLETHAALAVPRDSDELELFCSTQHPSEVQKLVAHVTALPAHRVVCRAKRLGGGFGGKESRGICVALPVALAAYRMGRPVRCMLDRDEDMLITGTRHPFLFKYKVGFTKEGLITACDIECYNNAGWSMDLSFSVLERAMYHFENCYRIPNVRVGGWVCKTNLPSNTAFRGFGGPQGMYAGEHIIRDVARIVGRDVVDVMRLNFYKTGDYTHYHQQLEHFPIERCLEDCLKQARYDEKRQEIARFNRENRWRKRGLAVVPTKYGIAFGVMHLNQAGSLINIYGDGSVLLSHGGVEIGQGLNTKMIQCAARALGIPPELIHISETATDKVPNTSPTAASVGSDLNGMAVLDACEKLNKRLAPIKEALPGGTWKEWINKAYFDRVSLSATGFYAMPGIGYHPETNPNARTYSYFTNGVGVTVVEIDCLTGDHQVLSTDIVMDIGSSLNPAIDIGQIEGAFMQGYGLFTLEELMYSPQGMLYSRGPGMYKLPGFADIPGEFNVSLLTGAPNPRAVYSSKAVGEPPLFIGSSAFFAIKEAIAAAREDQGLSGDFPLEAPSTSARIRIACQDKFTQLLDIPEPGSFTPWNIVP from the exons ATGTCGAACTCGGTTTTGGTGTTTTTCGTGAATGGAAAGAAG GTGACCGAAGTGGCTCCAGATCCGGAATGCACGCTCCTCACATTCCTGCGCGAAAAGCTGCGGCTGTGCGGAACAAAGTTGGGATGTGCGGAGGGAGGATGTGGCGCCTGCACCGTGATGGTGTCCCGCCTGGACCGTCGGGCCAGCAAGATTCGTCACCTGGCGGTCAACGCCTGCCTCACGCCAGTGTGCGCCATGCACGGATGTGCGGTGACCACGGTGGAGGGCATCGGGAGCACCAAGACCCGCCTGCACCCGGTGCAGGAGCGACTGGCCAAGGCACACGGATCGCAGTGCGGCTTCTGCACCCCGGGCATCGTGATGTCCATGTACGCACTGCTCCGGAACGCGGAGCAACCGTCTATGCGGGACTTGGAGGTGGCGTTCCAGGGCAACCTGTGCCGCTGCACTGGCTATCGACCCATCCTCGAGGGCTACAAAACCTTCACCAAGGAGTTTGCCTGCGGAATGGGCGAGAAGTGTTGCAAGGTTAGTGGAAAGGGCTGCGGAACCGATTCGGAGACCGATGACAAGCTCTTCGAGCGCAGCGAGTTCCAGCCCTTGGATCCCAGCCAGGAACCCATCTTCCCACCGGAACTTCAGCTGAGTGACGCCTTCGATTCGCAGAGCTTGATATTCAGCTCGGACAGGGTGACCTGGTATCGTCCCACCAATTTGGAGGAGCTCCTTCAGCTGAAGGCCAAGCATCCGGCTGCTAAGCTGGTCGTGGGCAACACGGAAGTGGGCGTTGAGGTCAAGTTCAAGCACTTCCTGTACCCGCACCTCATCAATCCCACCCAGGTGAATGAACTGCTGGAGATCACAGAGTCCCAGGATGGCATTTACTTCGGCGCAGCTGTCAGTTTGATGGAGATCGATGCGCTTCTCCGGCAGAGAATCGAGGAGCTGCCGGAATCGGAGACCAGGTTGTTCCAGTGTGCCGTGGATATGCTTCACTACTTTGCCGGAAAGCAGATCCGCAATGTCGCCTGCTTGGGTGGAAACATCATGACCGGTAGTCCCATTTCCGATATGAATCCTGTGCTCTCGGCAGCAGGAGCTCAACTGGAGGTGGCTAGCTTTGTGGATGGAAAGATCCAAAGGAGATCAGTTCACATGGGAACTGGCTTCTTCACTGGCTATCGCAGGAATGTTATCGAAGCCCACGAGGTGCTGCTGGGCATCCACTTCCGGAAGACCACTCCAGATCAGTATATTGTTGCCTTCAAGCAGGCCAGGAGGAGAGATGATGACATAGCCATCGTAAATGCCGCCATAAACGTTCGCTTTGAGCAAAAATCCAACATTGTGGCGGAGATTTCGATGGCCTTCGGTGGAATGGCTCCCACCACAGTGCTGGCTCCTCGAACTTCCCAGCTGATGGCTGGTCAGGAGTGGAGCCACCAGCTCGTGGAGTGCGTGGCGGAGAGCTTGTGCACGGAGCTGCCTTTGGCTGCCTCTGCGCCCGGTGGCATGATCGCCTATCGTCGAGCTCTGGTGGTGAGCTTGTTCTTCAAGGCCTACCTGGCCATCTCTCTGAAGTTGAGCAAGTCGGGGATCACATCCTCTGATGCCTTGCCTTCGGAGGAACGAAGTGGTGCGGAGATATTCCACACACCCGTCCTCAAAAGTGCCCAGCTCTTCGAGCGCGTCTGCAGCGATCAACCCACTTGTGATCCCATTGGCAGACCCCAAGTCCATGCAGCTGCTTTGAAACAGGCCACCGGAGAAGCTATCTACACCGATGACATTCCCCGCATGGATGGCGAAGTGTATTTAGCCTTTGTCCTAAGTACCAAGCCACGCGCCAAGATCACTAAGCTGGATGCCAGTGCAGCATTAGCCATGGAGGGAGTGCATCAGTTCTTTTGCTACAAGGACCTAACGGAGCATGAGAACGAAGTGGGGCCCGTGTTCCATGATGAGCACGTCTTTGCCGCTGGAGAGGTTCATTGCTATGGTCAGATTGTGGGCGCCATAGCTGCCGATAATAAGGCGTTGGCCCAAAGAGCCGCTCGCCTGGTAAAAGTGGAGTACGAAGAGCTGAGCCCGGTTATCGTGACCATAGAGCAGGCCATCGAGCACAAGTCCTATTTCCCGGACTACCCACGATTCGTGACCAAGGGCAATGTGGAGGAGGCCTTAGCCCAGGCGGATCACACTTTCGAGGGCACCTGCCGAATGGGCGGACAGGAGCACTTCTACCTGGAGACTCATGCCGCACTGGCAGTTCCCCGCGACAGTGATGAACTGGAGCTCTTTTGCTCCACGCAGCATCCCTCGGAGGTCCAGAAACTAGTGGCCCATGTCACCGCCCTTCCTGCCCACCGTGTGGTCTGTCGTGCCAAGCGCTTAGGTGGCGGTTTCGGTGGCAAGGAGTCCAGAGGCATCTGCGTGGCCCTTCCCGTTGCCCTGGCCGCCTATCGAATGGGTCGTCCTGTGCGCTGCATGCTGGATCGCGACGAGGACATGCTCATCACCGGCACAAGGCATCCCTTCCTCTTCAAATACAAAGTGGGCTTCACCAAGGAGGGTCTGATCACAGCCTGTGACATCGAGTGCTACAACAATGCCGGCTGGTCCATGGATCTCTCATTTTCG GTCCTGGAGCGCGCCATGTACCACTTTGAGAACTGCTACAGGATTCCCAACGTGCGAGTGGGTGGATGGGTCTGCAAGACGAACCTGCCCTCGAATACCGCCTTCCGTGGCTTTGGCGGTCCGCAGGGCATGTACGCCGGAGAGCACATCATCCGGGATGTGGCCCGGATAGTGGGTCGCGATGTGGTGGATGTGATGCGGCTGAACTTCTACAAAACCGGAGACTACACACACTACcaccagcagctggagcacTTCCCCATCGAGCGGTGTCTGGAGGATTGCTTAAAGCAGGCGAGATATGACGAGAAGCGCCAGGAGATTGCTCGATTCAATCGGGAGAATCGGTGGCGGAAGCGGGGCTTGGCGGTGGTGCCCACCAAGTATGGAATCGCATTTGGTGTGATGCACCTGAACCAAGCGGGTTCGCTGATCAACATCTATGGAGATGGATCCGTGTTGCTCTCCCACGGAGGAGTGGAGATCGGACAAGGTCTGAATACCAAGATGATTCAGTGCGCCGCCAGGGCGCTGGGTATTCCGCCGGAACTGATTCACATTTCGGAGACGGCCACGGATAAAGTGCCCAACACTTCACCCACGGCGGCGAGTGTGGGATCCGATCTGAACGGAATGGCCGTTCTGGATGCATGTGAGAAGTTGAACAAAAGACTGGCGCCCATCAAGGAGGCATTGCCTGGAGGCACCTGGAAGGAGTGGATCAATAAGGCGTACTTCGATCGGGTCAGTCTCTCGGCCACCGGATTCTACGCCATGCCCGGCATCGGATATCACCCGGAGACGAATCCCAATGCCCGCACCTACAGCTACTTCACGAATGGCGTGGGAGTCACTGTGGTGGAGATCGATTGCTTGACTGGCGACCACCAGGTGCTCAGCACGGACATCGTCATGGACATCGGCTCTAGCCTGAATCCGGCTATTGACATTGGTCAGATCGAGGGTGCATTCATGCAGGGCTATGGACTGTTCACTCTGGAGGAGCTAATGTATTCCCCGCAAGGCATGCTCTACTCCAGGGGGCCGGGCATGTATAAGCTGCCAGGATTCGCCGACATTCCCGGGGAGTTCAATGTCAGCCTACTGACCGGTGCCCCCAATCCACGGGCAGTCTACTCCTCCAAGGCAGTTGGAGAGCCCCCTCTCTTCATAGGATCCTCTGCATTCTTTGCCATCAAGGAGGCCATTGCAGCTGCTCGCGAGGATCAGGGCTTGAGTGGTGACTTCCCACTGGAGGCCCCTTCCACCTCGGCCCGTATTCGCATTGCTTGTCAGGATAAGTTCACCCAACTG CTCGATATACCCGAACCAGGATCATTTACGCCGTGGAACATTGTGccttaa